In Streptomyces sp. ML-6, the genomic stretch ATGGCGGCGACCTTGCCGCTGTCCGCGTAGGTACGGCCGCGGGAGAGCCGTCCCTCGTCCATGGACAGGGACTCCAGCGCGGCCACCCAGGCGCGGCCCCACCAGCTGTCGGCGAAGGGCTGGTCACCGTCGCAGGTGCGGGGCGGCACGGCCTCGAAGGTGCGCCGCAGGTCGTCGGGGCCGGGACGCGGGCGCACCGCGGTCCGGGAAGCAGCGGGGGCGGCGGGTCCGCGGGTCGCGGTGCGCGCGATCCGGCCGGCGCGCGGGGAGCGGCCGGTGCGCGGAGGGTTCTCCGGCCGGGGGCTCATGTCGGCCTCCGGAGCGAGACGAGGTCGGCCAGCTCGCGGTCGCTGAGCTCGGTGAGCGCGGCCTCGCCGGTGCCGAGGACCGTCTCGGCCAGGGCCCGCTTCGCCTCCAGCAGTTCGCCGATCCGGTCCTCGACGGTGCCTTCCGCGATCAGCCGGTGCACCTGCACGGGCTGGGTCTGGCCGATGCGGTACGCCCGGTCCGTGGCCTGTTCCTCGACGGCCGGGTTCCACCAGCGGTCGTAGTGGATGACGTGGGCGGCCCTGGTGAGGTTCAGCCCGGTGCCCGCCGCCTTGAGGGAGAGCAGGAAGACCGGGACCTCGCCGGACTGGAAGCGGTCCACCATCCGTTCCCGTTCGGCCACCGGCGTTCCGCCGTGCAGGAGTTGGGAGGGGACGGCGCGCGAGGTGAGGTGGGCGGAGAGGAGCCGGGCCATGGTCACGTACTGGGTGAAGACGAGGACGGAGCCGTTCTCGGCGAGGATCGTGTCGAGGAGTTCGTCGAGCAGGGCGAGCTTCCCCGACCGGTCGACGAGGCGGGTCGGCTCCTCCTTCAGGTACTGCGCCGGGTGGTTGCAGATCTGCTTGAGCGAGGCCAGCAGTTTCATGATCAGGCCGCGCCGGGCGATGCCCTCCGACGCCTCGATGAACGCCATCGTCTCGCGGACCGTCGCCTCGTAGAGCGTGGCCTGCTCGCGGGTGAGGAAGACGGGGTGGTCGGTCTCCGTCTTGGACGGCAGCTCGGGGGCGATCCCCGGGTCGGATTTCCTGCGGCGCAGCAGAAAGGGGCGCACCAGCCGGGCGAGCCGTTCGACGGCTTCGTCGTCCTCGGGCCCGGCGGCCGTACCGGTGTTCTCGACAGTGCGGGCGTAGCGGGCCCGGAACGCCCTGAGGGGGCCGAGCAGCCCGGGGGTGGTCCAGTCGAGCAGGGCCCACAGCTCGGAGAGGTTGTTCTCCACGGGGGTGCCGGTGAGGGCGACCCGGGCGGGGGCCGGGATGGTGCGCAGCGCCTTCGCCGTGGAGGAGTGCGGGTTCTTCACGTGCTGGGCCTCGTCGGCGACGATCATCCCCCAGCCGTGCTCGGCGAGCCGGGCGGCGCTCGACCGCATCGTGCCGTACGTGGTGAGGACGAAGCCGCCGTCGGTCCCGGTGAGCGTGCGGTCGGTGCCGTGGAAGCGGCGTACGGGGACGCCGGGGGCGAACCGGTTGATCTCCCGGTGCCAGTTGCCCAGCAGGGAGGCGGGGCAGATCACCAGGGTGGGCGAGGGGTGGGCGCGGCGCAGGTGCAGGGCGATGAGGGTGACCGTCTTGCCCAGGCCCATGTCGTCGGCGAGGCAGCCGCCGAGGCCGAGCGAGGTCATCCGGTCCAGCCAGGCGAGGCCGCGCAGTTGGTAGTCGCGGAGCGTGGCGTCGAGGCCGGGCGGCGGGGCGACGGCGGTGGCGTCGGCGGTGATGCGTTCCCGGAGCGCGGCGAGCGCCCCCACGGGCACCGCCTCGACCCGTTCGCCGTCGA encodes the following:
- a CDS encoding DEAD/DEAH box helicase gives rise to the protein MATPRSRQDGSVVRLLRCAAVFLPASLPRDGRVAFWDPDGGSLPEPGDVCGPPAEPGSPAPAPSASEIAVVRREGPQDDVRRHTVPAVLLPVADVLPLLVRGRYQESAHAATRCWGAAALQALNLVARGRLLPGLTGDDHDAWRAGPRDAEDIAHLRAIAAALPPEGHAVPLPDRTPLRVPDPEWLIGAFLDAVADTLPRTPAAAHAMGAPFAAREAQHLPDARDWAVEVASGFDAGVRISLRLDLSAYELFDTHTPADTYDQAAAPTPVAAPTQAGTYDRPDEARRAAAAVVQVHSLADPTHVTDAAALWNGGAGEPFGPRARVDAVLALRRAARVWAPLERLLDQPVPDVLAIGEDELYELLGDAGPRLAAAGVGVHWPRELVRSLTASAVVRPAPGSATDGTSFFDAEHLFSFDWQLALGDEQLTEKEMDLLAEAHRPVVRLRDRWVVVDPDLVRKARKRELGLLDPVDALAVALTGSAEVDGERVEAVPVGALAALRERITADATAVAPPPGLDATLRDYQLRGLAWLDRMTSLGLGGCLADDMGLGKTVTLIALHLRRAHPSPTLVICPASLLGNWHREINRFAPGVPVRRFHGTDRTLTGTDGGFVLTTYGTMRSSAARLAEHGWGMIVADEAQHVKNPHSSTAKALRTIPAPARVALTGTPVENNLSELWALLDWTTPGLLGPLRAFRARYARTVENTGTAAGPEDDEAVERLARLVRPFLLRRRKSDPGIAPELPSKTETDHPVFLTREQATLYEATVRETMAFIEASEGIARRGLIMKLLASLKQICNHPAQYLKEEPTRLVDRSGKLALLDELLDTILAENGSVLVFTQYVTMARLLSAHLTSRAVPSQLLHGGTPVAERERMVDRFQSGEVPVFLLSLKAAGTGLNLTRAAHVIHYDRWWNPAVEEQATDRAYRIGQTQPVQVHRLIAEGTVEDRIGELLEAKRALAETVLGTGEAALTELSDRELADLVSLRRPT